Part of the Dermatophilus congolensis genome is shown below.
TACCTGCTTCATTGGTGAAAAGCCCGCGTTGAGCGCCGTTAAGCACAGCTGCGGTGACTCCGCCTGCCACCCCGGCCAGGCCAGGTCGAATCCCAAAGGCACCGGAGATGATGTCAGATAGGAACCTCGGAACACTGCCGATGTTCATGATGACAACTGTGACAGCGATACACACGTATCCGATAGCCATCATGGGGCTGAGGATTTCTGTCGTGCGGGCTACGCCGCGCATCCCTGCAAAGACCACAAGCGCTGTTAGAGCCATGAGCAATAGGCCAGTAGCCCATGCCGGAATACCGTGAGCGTTTTCCAGAGCGAGGGCGATGGTGTTGCCTTGAACCATGGGCATGGCGATGACCATGCAAAACACGAGTGCAGACGCGATACCTACTCCCCATGCACGAGATTGCAAGCCGTAAGAGAGGTAGTAGGCGGTGCCGCCACGGTAGGTGCCGTCTGTGTTGGAGACTTTAAATACCTGGGCCAGGGTGGCTTCAAAGAATGAGGTGGCCATGCCAACAGCGGCGATCACCCACATCCAGAAGATCGCTCCGGGGCCGCCGAGCACGAGCGCCAAGGCCACACCGGTGATGTTGCCGATGCCGATACGGGTGGCCATGCCCATGGCGAATGCCTGAAATGAGGAGATCCCTCCGTTGGCTCCTTTGCGTGAAGCTAGTGAGTGACTCAGCAGGTGGTGAAAGTGACGTATCTGCACAGCACGGGTGCGCAGGGTGAAATATAGGCCTCCGCCGATAAGGAGGGCAACGAGGAAGTAGGTGTATACGAAGCCGTTGAGGGCGCCAAGGTAGGCGGTGAGGGCGTCAATCATGAGGCGGCGGGTCCCTGTGTTGTTGTGGGCGAATCGGTGTTGCTGTGTTGAGGTTGTTGTGGTGATTACGCGCTTACGCTGTCACCCTTTGAATCTCGAGCTGGATGTAGTCCTTTGAGCGAGATGTTGGTCGGGGTCTGCGTTGCAGAGTGCTAGTCAGTGCGCCAGACGTCCCAGTAGAGACTGTTCACGCAGTTTTTTGCGTGCTTCGACGGCAGGTCGGCGCCGAGAAAGTGGCTGGCATACGGGGCACCAGAAGAGGTTGCGGTTGCCGATGACAGTGCTGCGCACCTGGGTGTGGCAGATGTAGCAGGCTTGTTCGGCACGGCGGTAGACATAGACTTCGCCGCCGTGGGGGTCTTCTCGAGGTGGCCGGTTCATGGCTTCAGGCGTGTGTTCTGGGCGGACGGTGTCGATTTGTCCATGGTTGACGGCATAGCGCATGAGCTGGACCAAGTCTGTCCAGAGGTCATCGAATTCGCTTTTTTTAAGGGCCAGTCCCGGCAGCATGGGGTCTAGGCCTGCGCGGTAGAGAGCTTCAGCGCGGAAGATGTTGCCTACTCCGGCGAAGATTTTTTGGTCCATGAGGAGCAGGGCGATGGGCTGTTTGGATTTACGAACTAGGTTCCAGGCGCGATCGGGGTCTGCGTCCTCGCGCAGTGGGTCAGGGCCCAGGCGTTTGAGAACTTTGTTGAATCCGTCGGAATCGAGGATTTCGCAGATGGCGGGGCCGGATAGGTCAGCCCAGGCGGTGTCGTTTTCTAGTCGCCACCTGATCGCCCCGAGAACGGGACGGTCCGTTTCGCCAGAGAAGGCAGGGGTGGTTTGAGGGTCGAGAGTGATTTTTTCGCCGAGGCGTTCGGTGGCGTCTGTGGTGTGGTGAACGCTGATGCGTCCGGCCATGCCGAGGTGAACGTGGATGGTGCGTGGGCCGAAGTGGGCGAAAAAGTGTTTACCGACTGCTTCAGCGCAGACGAGTTCGAGGCCGTCGATGCTGGCTGCGCCGTCGCTGAAGCGTCCTTGGGGACTGCTGGAGCGGGTAATGGTGCCGGCGAATGCTCGGTCGTAGGCGCTGGCCATGCGGTGAATGACGTGTCCCTCGGGCATGGGTTAACTGTAGTGATTCAGTGGTGCGCTGATGCTGGCCAGGCGTAGTCCTCGATTGGTAGGTGTGTGGCGACGCGTGTGACTGGTGCGTCGCCACCGTTCCCCTGCGGTTCGCCGTCGGTTCCCGTTAGCCGTCGGCGGTGGCCGGTCGCGAATCCCCCGATAACGCGTTCGGCCTGCTGGGACGCTTCATTACCCGCCTTGGTTGTGAAGCGTTGACGGTGCCGTGCGCACCGGTTTCACGGTTGTCGTGCCTCAGCCAAGGTGTGGACGGACCCCCGTTCGTCTTTTCCTCGCTGTTGTGGCTGCCGTGTAGTGGTGTTCTTTCGTGTCACGTGTCTTATCGGTTTCCGGACGGGTGACTTGAACTTTTGGCTGAAATTTTTTTGGCCGGTTGTCCAGGTTGGGTGTTTCTAGATCCGATTAGGTTTTGCGGCAGGTTGATTGGCGAATGATGAGG
Proteins encoded:
- a CDS encoding alanine/glycine:cation symporter family protein — its product is MIDALTAYLGALNGFVYTYFLVALLIGGGLYFTLRTRAVQIRHFHHLLSHSLASRKGANGGISSFQAFAMGMATRIGIGNITGVALALVLGGPGAIFWMWVIAAVGMATSFFEATLAQVFKVSNTDGTYRGGTAYYLSYGLQSRAWGVGIASALVFCMVIAMPMVQGNTIALALENAHGIPAWATGLLLMALTALVVFAGMRGVARTTEILSPMMAIGYVCIAVTVVIMNIGSVPRFLSDIISGAFGIRPGLAGVAGGVTAAVLNGAQRGLFTNEAGMATNPNAAATATVAHPVQQGFIQSLGVLVDSMIICTATAFIILSSGSGVYVPGVVPAASEAENAAASLTVNAVTSQLGSWAVWPMSIMIFFFGFSSILGAYAYASVNVDFLRGYNTRNRLAATLVVLTTGVGSVLALKTVWALMDTAMALTTLINIIGLIALSKWVVGALRDYEAQKAAGIDEPRFCGEGNSNLPRDIPTDVWK
- a CDS encoding Fpg/Nei family DNA glycosylase gives rise to the protein MPEGHVIHRMASAYDRAFAGTITRSSSPQGRFSDGAASIDGLELVCAEAVGKHFFAHFGPRTIHVHLGMAGRISVHHTTDATERLGEKITLDPQTTPAFSGETDRPVLGAIRWRLENDTAWADLSGPAICEILDSDGFNKVLKRLGPDPLREDADPDRAWNLVRKSKQPIALLLMDQKIFAGVGNIFRAEALYRAGLDPMLPGLALKKSEFDDLWTDLVQLMRYAVNHGQIDTVRPEHTPEAMNRPPREDPHGGEVYVYRRAEQACYICHTQVRSTVIGNRNLFWCPVCQPLSRRRPAVEARKKLREQSLLGRLAH